The following coding sequences are from one Drosophila gunungcola strain Sukarami chromosome 3L unlocalized genomic scaffold, Dgunungcola_SK_2 000014F, whole genome shotgun sequence window:
- the LOC128260083 gene encoding lipase 3, with product MNPIVYALLFSLVAGLAVAEKSEYCLTEIVNSAERMESHGYPTETHQVVTEDGYVLTLFRLPYSHKLNNQNEKRTPVLLQHGLFSNSDCWLSSGPDNSLAYLLADAGYDVWLGNARGNIYSRENNLISLNSHKFWHFDWHEIGTIDIPAMIDYILEATGHSKLHYAGHSQGTTVYLVLLSERPEYSEKIKSGHLLAPCAFFEHGTSFVFKALGPLVGTPGGIWNQLLVDTELIPHNNLVNRVVDNSCHYASAICDNAFIMFANGGYVNANASSMKVLIETHPAGSSSNQGIHYLQLWESKEFRQYDWGTKKNNEIYGQDLPPDYDLSLITAPTHSYSSNNDALCGPKDVDTMVKNFVHLKEDYRVPVQSFNHLDFIIARNMKELVNDPIIKRINSYEGR from the exons ATGAATCCAATCGTCTACGCCCTACTGTTCAGCTTGGTGGCGGGTCTGGCCGTCGCCGAGAAGTCGGAGTACTGCCTGACTGAGATTGTCAACTCGGCGGAAAGGATGGAATCGCACGGATACCCGACGGAGACGCACCAGGTGGTCACCGAGGATGGCTATGTGCTGACCCTGTTCCGCCTGCCCTACTCCCACAAGCTGAATAATCAGAACGAGAAACGGACGCCGGTTCTGCTGCAGCACGGACTGTTCAGCAACTCGGACTGCTGGCTCTCCTCCGGTCCGGACAACTCCCTCGCCTACCTGCTGGCCGACGCCGGGTACGATGTGTGGCTGGGCAATGCCCGCGGCAACATCTACTCGCGGGAGAACAACCTCATCTCGCTGAACAGCCACAAGTTCTGGCACTTTGACTGGCACGAGATCGGCACCATCGACATTCCCGCCATGATCGACTACATCCTGGAAGCCACTGGCCACTCGAAGCTTCACTACGCCGGCCACTCGCAGGGCACCACCGTCTACCTGGTGTTGCTGTCGGAGCGACCTGAGTATAGTGAGAAGATCAAGTCCGGTCACCTGCTCGCCCCCTGTGCCTTCTTCGAGCACGGCACCTCGTTCGTCTTCAAGGCCCTGGGCCCCTTGGTGGGCACTCCCGGCGGCATCTGGAACCAGCTGCTGGTGGACACCGAGCTGATCCCGCACAACAATCTGGTCAACCGGGTGGTGGACAACAGCTGCCACTATGCGAGCGCCATCTGCGACAACGCCTTCATCATGTTCGCCAACGGGGGCTACGTCAACGCCAATGCG AGCTCCATGAAGGTTCTGATTGAGACCCATCCGGCTGGTTCCTCCAGCAACCAGGGTATCCACTACCTGCAGCTGTGGGAGTCCAAGGAGTTCCGCCAATACGATTGGGGCACCAAGAAGAACAACGAGATCTACGGCCAGGATCTGCCTCCGGACTACGACCTCAGCTTGATCACCGCACCCACCCACTCGTACTCCAGCAACAACGATGCCCTCTGCGGACCCAAAGACGTCGACACCATGGTGAAGAACTTCGTCCATCTGAAGGAGGACTACCGTGTGCCTGTGCAGAGCTTCAACCACTTGGACTTCATCATTGCGCGGAACATGAAGGAGCTGGTCAACGATCCGATTATCAAACGCATTAACTCCTACGAAGGTCGCTAG